The Nitrospira sp. sequence GAACGATTCAGGTCGAAGGCAAGCCGGTCAACCTGTCGCCCGGCATGGCTGTGACCGTCGAGATCAAGACCGGCCAGCGTCGCATCATCGAATATCTGTTGAGCCCTTTGCTGAAATCCATGAAAGAAAGCCTGAGAGAGCGGTAACGGATGTTGAAGGTGTTTGCACCTCTTGGATTCTGTGTATGTGCCGCCACGATGCTTGCGCCAAGCTTCTCGACCGCCGGTCTGCCAATCGGAGAACCGAGTAGACCGCCGCAGTCAGTTGTCTCCGAACCTCTTTCTCTCACCTTGAAAGGCGCCTTGGCGGCGGCGATCAGCAACAATCCCGACGTCCTCCTGTACAAAGAACGAATTCAGGAGGGGCAAGGTCAGGTTCGGACCCAATTGGGGGCGATGCTGCCCAACTTGTCCGCCAATGTTCGCCAGACCAGACAGACGCAATTCTTGGGTACCATCGGGCTTTCTCCCGTGCGCACCGATCCATTCAGCATTTTCGATACGCGCATCAGCGCGACACAAAACCTGTTCAGTCTTAGCTTGATTCAGCGATGGCGGGCCTCACGGGAGACGTTGCATGTCACCGAACTGGAATCGGAGGTGAGAAAATTCGACACGATGGCCAGCGTGGCCCTGGCCTACATGGACGGGTTGAAGGCCATGGCCACGATCAAGGTGCATGAAGCGAATCAGCACGTGATGAACGAACTACTGGAGACGGTTAAACACCGGCAGCGTGGAGGAGTCGCGACGTTGCTGGATGTTGCGCGGCTCGAAGCACAACTGGCGGCTGAACGGCAACAGGAATCATCGGCGCGGTATGACCTTGACCATGCCAAACTGAATCTCATCAATCTACTTGCGCTCTCCATGGAAAGTTCCCTTGTTCTGACCGATGAGTGGTTGACGGAGGTACAGGACATACCGACGCCGGAACAGGCGATAGACTCGGCGTTGAGCCAAAGACCGGAGGTCCAGGCGCAGATCACACGTATGAAAGCTTCGGAGCTGACCTATTCCTCTATCACCGGGGAGCGCTTGCCGTCGCTGGTTGCCCAAGGCGAGTATGGCCTCATCGGTAATCGTTGGAACAACTCCGTAGACACGTACAATATGGCGTTGGCCCTTCAGATTCCGATCTTCGATGGAGCGCAACGCGAAGGCCGCATCGTCCAGGCGCGAAGCCAGGTACAGCAAGAAGCGTTACGGATGAAGTCGGTGCTCAATCAAGTCAGAATGGAAGCGCGCGATGCGCTCGCTTCACTGACCGCGGCGAAAGAACAGGTGGGCATCGCGCAGACCGGTCTCGAGATGGCAACAAAGGAACTGGACCTTGCGCGCGAACGCTATGCCGTCATCACCTCGGCCAGCCATTTCGAGTTGACCAACGGACTTTCCGCAGTTACTCGCGCCAGAGAAAACCTCGTCAATGCACTTTTCCAACTCAATGCAGCTCGCGTCAATCTGGCTCGCTCCACAGGCGGCTTAGATCGATTGAACTAGTGGCACTGGCCATCAGACCAGCGTAGACGACTGCCCATTCCAAAGACAGGGGCCGAGGCATATCACGCGCCGCATCGTGTGGAAACGAACGGCAGTGCCGTTCCTAGGCTTCCTTCTGCACTCTTCCCCATATAGCCAACCTGCCGTCGAATTCAAAGAAAAGGGCTTAGAGACGGCATTGTCTTGACTTGACTTAGCCCTTCACTCACACTCAAAGAATGTACAATCAGTCTGAAAGTGACCTCCTGCGCATGTTGGCCGATCGGGCCGGGATTGTCGCTGACTACTACGACATTGCCGGCACGCATCATGTCACGACGGATGAAACGCGTCGGGCTATCCTCACCGCTATGAATCTCCAAGCCGCAAGCCGCGAAGAACTCATTGAGGAATTGACCGCTTGGGATGACCGCCCATGGCTACAAGGATGCGAGCCGGTCCATGTGATTCGGTCGGGGCGAGAGATTGGGATGTGGTCATTGCATGTGCCGTGCGAGAGTTCAGACGATGCTCTCCTACAGATCCACTGGTCCCTCCATGCAGATACTGGAGAGATGTACTGGGAGAGGGAAGAAGGGCCAGGGCTCAGAATCGAAGATCAGCGTGTGATCAAAGGGCGTCGCTTCATTCGTGTGGCCTTGGCATTTCCACGAGAATTGCCGCTCGGGTATTACGCGGTGAGAGCTCAGGCGAAGGCAGGTGGCACGCACACCGAAACAATGTGCCGTCTGATCGTAGCCCCTGAGCGTTGTTACGTTCCTGAGAAACTTCAGCGTGGTGCTCGATGGTGGGGTATCGCCTTGCAGCTCTATTCGTTGCGGAGCGATCGCAATTGGGGCATCGGCGACTTCGGCGATCTCGGGACCATCGTGGAATGGGCTGGAAAGCACATGGGTGCTGCCGTGGTCGGACTCAACCCACTCCATGCGCTCAAGAATTCCAAACCCTATCATGTGAGCCCGTATTCACCGGCTAGCCGCCTGTTTCTCAACGACCTGTATATCGACGTTGAACAGGTTGCGGAGTATGGGACGGCACCGGAGGTACGGAGCCGGTTGGCTGATCCGACCTTTCGCGCGCAGATCGAGGCAGCGCGGCGATGCGACTTGGTGGATTACGATGCGGCAAAAACGATGAAACGCGAGATACTTGAAGTCTGCTATCGTGTATTTCTTCGGGAACATTTCGAAGGTGAAGAGCCGGAGTTGAAGCCGACGACGGAGCGCGGGAACAGCTTTTCTCGCTTTGTCGAGCGTGAAGGAGAATCCCTGGCCGAATATGCGTTATTTCAGGCGCTGGAGGAGGAGCGGCAGGCGCTCCAATCACCCTCGGTCGTTTGGGCGGACTGGCCGGAGCCCTATCGAGTTCCAACGTCGGAGGCCGTGCTGGAATTTCGGCACCGGCATATGTCGCGGGTCAGGTTCTTTCAGTACCTGCAATGGTTGGCGGCAGAACAGCTACGCGGACTGGTTGAGAAGGCACAGGATGCCGGAATGCCGATCGGGTTTTACCACGATCTTGCACTCGGGAGCGATCGCTATGGAGCCGATGGGTGGCGGTATCAAGAGGTCCTGGCGTTGAATGCCGATTGCGGTGCGCCGCCCGATGCCTTTGCTCCTCAAGGGCAGAATTGGGGATTCTCTCCGCTCGATCCGATCCGGCTTCGCGCAAGCGGCTACCACTACATGATCAACTTGCTCCGCAACAATCTCCGCTATGGTGGCGCGATTCGGATCGATCATGTCATGGCGCTCTTCCGCTTGTTTTGGATTCCACGCGGCCTTCCACCGTCGATGGGCACATATGTGCATTACCGTGACGAGGAACTGTTGGCGATCTTGGCGTTGGAGAGCGCGCGGGCCAAAACACTCGTGATCGGCGAAGATCTGGGAACCGTTCCCGATTGGGTGCGTGACCGACTGGGAACCGCCGGCGTCCTGTCCTATCGGGTGTTGTATTTTGAACGGACTCCCTCAGGGGCTTGGAAACCTCCGGCGCAGTATCCGGCGCAATCCCTCGCGGTTGTGACGACTCACGATCTTCCGACGTTGAATGGATATTGGGAAGGTGCCGATATTGAGACTCGGTCCACTCTCGGTCTATTTCCTTCCGAGCAAGCTCGGAACGCGATGCTGGATGAGCGGCAACACGAGAAAGCCGGTATCCTCGCTGCGTTGAAGTCCGAAGGACTCTTGCCGGCCGGTGTATCGGACGATCCAGCTCTCATGCCTACCATGACGGATGAGTTACGAGAGCGTGTTCATCAGTATCTGGCTCATACTCCATCCTGGATTGTTCTGGCCAATCTCGAAGATGTCATCGGTACCCGTGCTCAGACCAATTTGCCTGGGACGGTGGATCAGCATCCGAATTGGTGCCGGAAGCTGAGTCTCACGGTCGAGGAGCTGAAGAGCGACCCACGATTCGAACGGCTCGCGGCTCAGTTGCGTTTGACGCGCCCCTTTGTGTAAGAACATCCGTGAACGTATCCTCTCATTATCCATTGTCTCGAACCGGTTGTCTTGACCACCGGCGGAGCCGAGCGAGTCGATGATCGCCATGACGCATCGTGACCGCCTCGTTCTTGCGATCGCCGCGGCCTGCTTTCTCATTATCTTAGTGATCGAAGAATTTGCCCCGGCCAACGTCGTGGGGGCCTATGGGTACGTCTTGCCGATCTTGTTGGTGACGACGCTTCGGAATCGAACCGTGATGTTGGTGACCGTCTTGGCTTGTGTCGTCGCGACATATTCAGGGCTTCTACAACCGACCAAGCCGGGCCGATTTCAAGCGGCGGTCATCAATCGAAGCGTCGTCGTCGGCGTCCTGCTGTTGGTGGCCTATCTGGGGGTAAGTTGGGAAGAGCGGAAAGCACGAGAAGAAGCGGCACGAGCCGCCCTGGCCCGACAGACGGAGAATCTGCTCAAAGCCAACACCCAACTGGTTCAGGCAAAAGATCAACTCAACCGGTCTGAACGGCTGGCGGCGGTAGGACAACTCGTGGCGTCCGTTGCGCACGAAGTGGGCACGCCGCTCCATTCGATTGCGTGGCATGTCCAGGCGCTGGCGGAGGAGCCTGGGGTGACGCAGGAGATGAAGAAGCGGGTCGCCATTATCGATGAACAGCTGACGCGAGTGGTGCGGATCATCCAAGACTTGCTGTCCTCCACCCGCCCGCGTCAGCCGGAACCCAAGTGGCTGCCGGTAGAGGAAGTCATCGGTCCGGCGGCCGACCTGATGGAGCCCGCGTTTCATGCCAAAGGGATTACCTTGACGATCCAGATTCCTGAGCACCTGCCGCTGGTCTGGGCCGATAAGGAAAAAATGCATCAGGTGTTGGTGAATATCCTGGCGAATGCGCTGGCTGCCACTCCTTCGGAAGGGACCGTGAACATCGTCGCGGCAGCTCGCGAAGCCTCGCCGGAAGAGCTCGACCGCGGAGGAAGGGCGGCCGGCCGAGTATCCCCGCTGGTGATGACGATGACCGTCCAAGATACCGGATGCGGCATGCCGGAAGCCGATGCGGAAAAAGCCTTCGAGCCGTTTTTTACGACGAAGGCAGTTGGCAAGGGGACCGGCTTAGGACTATTCTTGAGCCGCGAAACCGTGCTGGCTCATGGCGGGAATCTCATGCTGACGAGTGAGATGGGGCGTGGCACCACCGTGGCGGTGACATTGCCCGCAGTGCAACGTGAACCCACCCGTGTGATGGAGGAGGCTTGATGCAACCAGCGACGATCCTCGTAGCCGACGACGATGTGGTTGCACGTGAACTCCTGGCGGAAGCACTCAGGAAAGAAGGGTATCACGTTGAGCCATTTGCCGGTGGAGAAGAAGTGATCGCGCGCGGGAGACAGGGACGGGTCGATTTGGTGTTGACGGATATCCGTATGGGCGCCGTGGATGGGCTCACGGTGCTGAGGGAGTTCAAGCGGGTGAGCCCGAATACAGCGGTTGTGGTCCTGACCGCCTTCGGTTCTCTGGAAGGAGCGATCGAAGCGATCAAACAGGGGGCCTATGACTACCTGGCGAAGCCGTTCAAGAAAGAAGACATCAAGTTGGTCGTCAAACGAGCCCTGGATCACTGCAGGCTGCTCCAAGAGAATGCGCGGTTCCGAGAAGAGTTGAAGAGCAAGGGGGAATGGTCTCCCTTGGTCGGAAGCAGCACGGCAATGCTGGAAGTGTACAAGTTGGTCGCGCGCGTGGCTGAGAGCAAAAGCACGGTTCTGCTGCAAGGGGAAAGCGGGACGGGCAAAGAGCTCATTGCCCGGGCCATCCATACGAATGGTCCGCGCCGTGATAAGCCGTTTATCCCGGTCAATTGTGGCGCCTTGCCGGATACGCTGCTGGAATCTGAAATGTTCGGGTATGAGAAAGGGGCATTTACCGGCGCTGCAGGAACCAAGGTGGGGCTCTTCGAGTCGGCCAACGGGGGAACGTTGTTTCTCGACGAGATCGGTGAACTCGGACAGGCCTTACAAGTGAAATTGTTGCGGGTCATGCAGGATCAGGAAGTTCGCCGAGTGGGGAGTACGACCTCCACAAGGGTCGATGTGCGGATCATTGCCGCGACCAATCGGGATCTTGAGCAACTCGTGAAGGAAGGAAAGTTTCGGGACGACCTCTTTTATCGGCTGAAAGTCGTCCCGATCACGTTGCCGTCGTTGGTGGAGCGGCGGGAAGATATTCCGATGCTGGTGCATCATTTCTTACAGAAATGCGCGGCGGGAACTGCGCATGCGGTGCGCGGTGTGCTGCCGGAGACCATGGCGCTGTTGACCCAGTATCGGTGGCCGGGCAATGTTCGAGAGCTTGAAAACGCGATTGAACGGGCTGTGTCGTTGAGTCACGGGCCGCTCTTGACGCCTGAGGATTTGCCCGATGTGATTCGTCAAGGCGCAGCGGCCGACGTCGATGCGCGACAGACGCAAGCTGATCGACTCGATGAAGTGTATCTCACGTTAGAGGAAGTGGAAAAACGTCACTTGACCCGTGTGCTCAAAGAAACGAAGGGCAACAAGGTAAAGGCCGCAAAAATCCTCGGAATCGACAGGCGGACGCTCTACCGTATGGCAGAGCGTTTCGGC is a genomic window containing:
- a CDS encoding TolC family protein codes for the protein MLKVFAPLGFCVCAATMLAPSFSTAGLPIGEPSRPPQSVVSEPLSLTLKGALAAAISNNPDVLLYKERIQEGQGQVRTQLGAMLPNLSANVRQTRQTQFLGTIGLSPVRTDPFSIFDTRISATQNLFSLSLIQRWRASRETLHVTELESEVRKFDTMASVALAYMDGLKAMATIKVHEANQHVMNELLETVKHRQRGGVATLLDVARLEAQLAAERQQESSARYDLDHAKLNLINLLALSMESSLVLTDEWLTEVQDIPTPEQAIDSALSQRPEVQAQITRMKASELTYSSITGERLPSLVAQGEYGLIGNRWNNSVDTYNMALALQIPIFDGAQREGRIVQARSQVQQEALRMKSVLNQVRMEARDALASLTAAKEQVGIAQTGLEMATKELDLARERYAVITSASHFELTNGLSAVTRARENLVNALFQLNAARVNLARSTGGLDRLN
- the malQ gene encoding 4-alpha-glucanotransferase, with the translated sequence MLADRAGIVADYYDIAGTHHVTTDETRRAILTAMNLQAASREELIEELTAWDDRPWLQGCEPVHVIRSGREIGMWSLHVPCESSDDALLQIHWSLHADTGEMYWEREEGPGLRIEDQRVIKGRRFIRVALAFPRELPLGYYAVRAQAKAGGTHTETMCRLIVAPERCYVPEKLQRGARWWGIALQLYSLRSDRNWGIGDFGDLGTIVEWAGKHMGAAVVGLNPLHALKNSKPYHVSPYSPASRLFLNDLYIDVEQVAEYGTAPEVRSRLADPTFRAQIEAARRCDLVDYDAAKTMKREILEVCYRVFLREHFEGEEPELKPTTERGNSFSRFVEREGESLAEYALFQALEEERQALQSPSVVWADWPEPYRVPTSEAVLEFRHRHMSRVRFFQYLQWLAAEQLRGLVEKAQDAGMPIGFYHDLALGSDRYGADGWRYQEVLALNADCGAPPDAFAPQGQNWGFSPLDPIRLRASGYHYMINLLRNNLRYGGAIRIDHVMALFRLFWIPRGLPPSMGTYVHYRDEELLAILALESARAKTLVIGEDLGTVPDWVRDRLGTAGVLSYRVLYFERTPSGAWKPPAQYPAQSLAVVTTHDLPTLNGYWEGADIETRSTLGLFPSEQARNAMLDERQHEKAGILAALKSEGLLPAGVSDDPALMPTMTDELRERVHQYLAHTPSWIVLANLEDVIGTRAQTNLPGTVDQHPNWCRKLSLTVEELKSDPRFERLAAQLRLTRPFV
- a CDS encoding sigma-54-dependent Fis family transcriptional regulator; its protein translation is MQPATILVADDDVVARELLAEALRKEGYHVEPFAGGEEVIARGRQGRVDLVLTDIRMGAVDGLTVLREFKRVSPNTAVVVLTAFGSLEGAIEAIKQGAYDYLAKPFKKEDIKLVVKRALDHCRLLQENARFREELKSKGEWSPLVGSSTAMLEVYKLVARVAESKSTVLLQGESGTGKELIARAIHTNGPRRDKPFIPVNCGALPDTLLESEMFGYEKGAFTGAAGTKVGLFESANGGTLFLDEIGELGQALQVKLLRVMQDQEVRRVGSTTSTRVDVRIIAATNRDLEQLVKEGKFRDDLFYRLKVVPITLPSLVERREDIPMLVHHFLQKCAAGTAHAVRGVLPETMALLTQYRWPGNVRELENAIERAVSLSHGPLLTPEDLPDVIRQGAAADVDARQTQADRLDEVYLTLEEVEKRHLTRVLKETKGNKVKAAKILGIDRRTLYRMAERFGLDLGEEAEGVEKEPV